GCCGGTGGTGACGGCCGCGATCCCGCGGTAGGAGGAGGCGGGCGAGCCGAGCAGCCCCGCCATCCCCTCCAGCGACTTCGGTACGAGCACGACGACGCGGCGGCTCCAGCCGGCGCCCCACGCGTCCGACACGGCGGGCACGGCCCGGTCGGCCAGATCGGCGAAGTCGCGCAGCGACCGGCCCGACTGCCCGACGCCGAGGACGAGGCTGTGGGCGCCCCGGACGGCCTGCACCGCCCCCTGGTCCCAGAGTTGCTGGGCGGACTTCTTCGCGGGCCGGTCGGCGTCGACGGACCACCGTCCGTCCGCGTCCCGGCCGAGCCGCAGGGTGCGCCCGGCGGTCACCGGCGCCCGGTCGTGCCCCGCGAGGCGGTAGCGCAGTTCGACGTCGGCGGTGGCCGTGTCGCCGGTGCGGTGCAGTGCGGTCACGCGGTACGACCAGTCGGACAGGGGCACCGCCCGCAGTGCGGTGAAATCGCCCCCGGTGCCGGTCCGTTCCCAGGCCCGCTCGTCGTGGTCGAGGACCGCCGCGGCCCGCCGGTCCAGGAGCCGCTGGACGTCGGCCGTGGCGCTGTCGGCCGCGGAGGGCCCGCCGCACCCCACCAGGGCGACGAGCAGCAGAACGAGCGCCACCACCGCGGACCCCGACCTTCGACCAGCCACGCTCCTGATCGTACGGGCGCGGGGCCGAGCCGGTCAGACCCTGGTGACCGAGGAGACGGGCATCATCCCGACCGGGTCGTAGCGCACGGGCGCGCCGGGGTAGGGCGCGTGGATGACCTGCCCGTTGCCCATGTACATCCCGACGTGGCTGGCGTCGGACCGGTAGACCACCAGGTCACCGGGGCGCGCCTCGGAGAGCGGGACCTGCCGGCCGGCGAACCGCTGGGCCTGCGAGGTGCGCGGCAGGGAGACCCCGGCCTGTGCGTACGACCACTGCATCAGGCCGGAACAGTCGAAGCCGGTGGGCCCGTTGGCGCCCCAGACGTAGGGCCTGCCGAGCGCGCTGCGGGCGGCGGCCACGGCGGCGGCCCCGCGTCCCGAGGCGGCGGTGGCGCTCCCGAGGTCGGGCATGCCGGTGCGGCCGGAGCGGGAGGCGCGGTCATAGGCGTCGCGCTCGTCGTCCGGCAGGGAGTCGAGCAGCCGCCGGGCCGCGGCGAGCTTCTGCTCGACGGTCTTCTTGTGGGCGGCGACGGCCTTGCGGCTCTGTTCCAGTTCGCGCAGCTTGCCGGTGGCTTCCTCGCGCTCCTGGGCGAGTTCGCGCATGGCGTCCTGGAGGTCCTTCAGCTCGCCGGCCTGGTGGGCGGTGACGCGGTCCAGCCGGGAGGCCTTGTCGAGGTAGTCGTCCGGGTCCTCGGAGAACAGCAGGGCGAGGGAGGGGTCGATGCCGCCCGAGCGGTACTGGGCGCCGGCGAGCGAACCGAGCGAGTCCCGCATGGAGTTGATGCGCTGCTGCTGCCGGGCGATCCGGTCCCGGGCGGTGCCGACCTCGGCGCGCAGCTCGTCGGCGCGCTCGTCGGCCTCGTTGTACGCCTCGGTCGCCTTCTCGGCCTGCGCGTAGAGCCGGTCCACCTTGGCCCGGGTGTCGTCGTACGGTGCGGCGCCGGCCGGTACCGCGCCCAGGGCGGCGGCCGCGACGGACAGGAAGCCGACCGCGACACTGGCGCCGCGGTCGAACCCGGACGGTGCAAGGCGGTGTTGGGACCCCACGGGAAGCCGCTCTCCTTCCGCTGGCGGACTTGGAACGCGGCAGACAGTAGCCCCGTGGCAGGGGGCCGCCAACGACCATCCGTGGGAACGCGGCACGACGCCCCGCCGCTGACGCAGGTCACCGGCGGGGCGTGGGCTCACTCGGGGCTGTCGCGATTCGCCCGAACGGCGGACACCGCGTCCTGATCTTGGAGACGCCGGGGGCTCGGGTCAGACCCGGACGCCGAACATGAAGGGGCCGCCGATGGTGTCCATCGACTCGTAGCGGACGACCGTGCCGGTGCGCGGGGCGTGGATGACCGTGTTGTTGCCGGCGTAGAGGGCGACGTGGTGCAGGTCGTTGAAGAAGAAGACGAGGTCGCCGACCTTGAGCTGGCTGACCGAGTAGATCTTCGTGCCGATCTGGGCCTGCTGCTCGGAGGTGCGCGGGATCTGCACGCCGGCCGCCGCGTAGGCCCGGGAGGTCAGGCCGGAGCAGTCGTAGGAACTCATGCCGGTGGCGCCGTAGACGTACGGCTTGCCGAGCTGGCTCTGGGCGAAGGCGAAGGCGGCGGCGGCGCGGCCGGAGCCGGGCGGGACGTCGGCGCTGAGGGCCTCGCGCTCGCTGGCCCGGCTGGCGCGGTTCTGCTCGGCGGCGAGTTCCGCCTTCTCGGCGGCGGTGAGGCTGTTGAGCAGCTTCTGCGCGGAGGCGAGCTTGCCCTGGACTTCCTTCTTCTTCTTGCCGAGTTCGGCGCGGGTGGAGGCGAGGTCCTTGAGCTTCTCGGAGGCCTCGGCGCGCTCCTGGGCGAGTTCGCGCTGCTTCTCCTGGACCTTCTTCAGCGCCTCGACCTGCTGGCTGCTCAGCTGGTCGAGCGTGGAGGCCTTGTCGAGGTAGTCGTCCGGGTTGGAGGAGAGGAAGAGCTGGACGGAGGGGTCGATGCTGCCGGTGCGGTACTGCGAGGCGGCGGCGAGACCGAGGCTGTCGCGCAGCTCGTTGAGCTCCTCCTGGCCGCGGGCGACGTTGTCCTGGATGGTGGAGATCTCCTTCTGGAGCTTCTCCTGCTTCTCCTTGGCGCCGTTGAACTTCTCGGTGGCCTGCTCGGCCTCCTCGTAGAGCTTGTCGACCTTGGCCTTGACCTCGTCCTTGCTCGGCTTCTCGCTGGGGGCGGCGTTGGCGGCCTGCGAGCTGAAGGCGACGGCAGCGGCGGCGGCGGTGGTCAGCACGGTCACACGTGCGCGGCTCGGCTGCTTGGGACGACGGTGGGACGCCACGGGTGAAAAGCTCCTTCTGGCCCCTCCGCCGTCTCTCCCGATGAGTGATCACCCGAGCGGAGGTTCGGGGCCTGACCCTAGTGACCTTCCTGTGATCAGTTCAAATCCTCAGCTGAAAAATTGCGCCACAGCAAGCCATCTTTTCATCTGGATTCACAGGCGGTGAGACCCACTTGACTTAACGTGCCCCACAGGTCCCATCAATTCGGGCATCACGCCCGGAGGTTACGGAGCGGACGTACGCCCCCTACGACCGCGAAAGGCGCTTGAGGAGCATCGCCG
This genomic stretch from Streptomyces sp. Go-475 harbors:
- a CDS encoding C40 family peptidase; translated protein: MGSQHRLAPSGFDRGASVAVGFLSVAAAALGAVPAGAAPYDDTRAKVDRLYAQAEKATEAYNEADERADELRAEVGTARDRIARQQQRINSMRDSLGSLAGAQYRSGGIDPSLALLFSEDPDDYLDKASRLDRVTAHQAGELKDLQDAMRELAQEREEATGKLRELEQSRKAVAAHKKTVEQKLAAARRLLDSLPDDERDAYDRASRSGRTGMPDLGSATAASGRGAAAVAAARSALGRPYVWGANGPTGFDCSGLMQWSYAQAGVSLPRTSQAQRFAGRQVPLSEARPGDLVVYRSDASHVGMYMGNGQVIHAPYPGAPVRYDPVGMMPVSSVTRV
- a CDS encoding C40 family peptidase, with the protein product MASHRRPKQPSRARVTVLTTAAAAAVAFSSQAANAAPSEKPSKDEVKAKVDKLYEEAEQATEKFNGAKEKQEKLQKEISTIQDNVARGQEELNELRDSLGLAAASQYRTGSIDPSVQLFLSSNPDDYLDKASTLDQLSSQQVEALKKVQEKQRELAQERAEASEKLKDLASTRAELGKKKKEVQGKLASAQKLLNSLTAAEKAELAAEQNRASRASEREALSADVPPGSGRAAAAFAFAQSQLGKPYVYGATGMSSYDCSGLTSRAYAAAGVQIPRTSEQQAQIGTKIYSVSQLKVGDLVFFFNDLHHVALYAGNNTVIHAPRTGTVVRYESMDTIGGPFMFGVRV